One segment of Paramormyrops kingsleyae isolate MSU_618 chromosome 8, PKINGS_0.4, whole genome shotgun sequence DNA contains the following:
- the LOC140592339 gene encoding uncharacterized protein — MCPPDSPHVTLFYDRENTEWYEELFAERLEGHKWQVASENIYVGPEGVASATLLTSGQLPWYMMGQEAVPHVSLALHPKHQAKNFGPMVKRARETKDWVQTQIPQASFSPSCSTYCIQVAAQDTALLQHEQIARDPGREKMDHPKAAALLASLPDSLWSTSPTDVGLISCAPVQFQLQPGEGPLWLRQYPHEQAAEDGIAETIVLEPSTSLWNTPILPVEKAGIGKYRMAHDLCAINNLLLTPTVPVPNPYVALTNLTPQQKWFTCIDLANVFFCLPLAEQCRDIFSFTYKGCQLRYTRLPQGFALSPGIFNQALKQAVQGCPLPDGVTLIQYVDDLLIAAPTSEAALQATQSVLLRQSEKGFKIQETRPGNQPPEPHTAEWVLLRVIKRKWSEPRWTGPFRVTERTSHAVRLKGKGDTWFHWSQCAAAEEPGRTTAEIQKDLREDTQSVSSAEPDATQVSTEGQNSPLT; from the exons atgtgcccccCTGACtctcctcatgtgacccttttctatgatagggaaaatactgagtggtatgaggaactgtttgctGAGCGACTAGAAGGCCATaagtggcaagttgcctctgaaAATATCTATGTGGGTCCCGAAGGGGTAGCCTCAGCCACCCTGTTGACCTCAGGACAGCTGCcctggtacatgatgggacaggaagctgtcccacacgtttctctggccctccatcccAAACACCAGGCTAAAAATTTCGGCCCGATGGTTAAACGGGCCAGAGAAACTAaggactgggtacagacccagatcccacaggcCTCTTTCTCGCCCTCCTGCAGTACTTATTGCATACAGgtcgcagcacaggacacagccctcttgcaacatgagcagatagctagagatcctgggcgtgaaaagatggaccacccaaaAGCAGCGGCCCTCTTGGCATCTTTACCAGACTCAttgtggtccaccagccccacagatgtGGGCCTAATATCTTGTGCACCAGTGCAGTTTCAACTTCAGCCAGGGGAAGGTCccctctggctcagacagtatccccatgagcaggcagcagaggacggGATAGCCGAGACAATAGTGTTGGAGCCTTCCACgtctttgtggaacacccctaTCCTCCCGGTGGAAAAAGCTGGAATAGGGAAGTATCGGATGGCCCATGATTTGTGTGCCATAAAtaacctcctgctgacccccacGGTTCCAGTCCcgaacccatatgttgcccttactaatttgaccccacaacagaaatggttcacatgcattgatttggcaaatgtttttttctgtctgcccctGGCAGAGCAGTGTAGGGACATATTCTCCTTCACTTATAAAGGTTGTCAGCTGAGGTACACTcgcctgcctcaagggtttgccctttctccaggtatttTTAATCAGGCCCTAAAGCAGGCTGTCCAGGGATGTCCTCTCCCAGACGGTGTTACTCTCATCCAATACGTGGATGATCTCCTGATTGCTGCCCCAACATCGGAGGCGGCCCTACAGGCTACTCAGTCAGTATTGCTCCGACAGTCGGAAAAAGGGTTCAAG atccaggaaacGAGACCTGGGAATCAGCCACCCGAACCACACACggcagagtgggtcctcctgagagtcatcaaacggaagtggtcagaacccaggtggaccggccccttccgagttactgagaggacgtcacacgcagttcgtctaaaaggcaaaggtgacacgtggttccattggagccagtgtgcagctgcagaggagccaggcaggacaACCGCAGAGATACAGAAGGACCTCAGAGAAGACacacagagcgtcagttcggctgaaccagacgcgactcaggtctcaacagaagggcagAATAGTCCCTTGACCTGA